In a single window of the Chionomys nivalis chromosome 11, mChiNiv1.1, whole genome shotgun sequence genome:
- the Smim12 gene encoding small integral membrane protein 12, whose translation MWPVLWTVVRTYAPYVTFPVAFVVGAVGYHLEWFIRGKGPQPVEEEKSILERREDRKLDELLGKDHTQVVSLKDKLEFAPKAVLNRNRPEKN comes from the coding sequence ATGTGGCCTGTGCTTTGGACCGTGGTGCGCACCTACGCTCCCTATGTCACCTTTCCTGTGGCCTTTGTGGTCGGGGCTGTGGGCTACCACCTGGAATGGTTCATCAGGGGAAAGGGCCCTCAGcctgtggaggaggagaagagcaTCTTGGAGCGTCGAGAGGACCGAAAGCTGGATGAGCTGCTAGGCAAGGACCACACTCAGGTGGTGAGCCTTAAGGACAAACTGGAATTTGCCCCCAAAGCAGTCCTGAACAGAAACCGTCCGGAGAAGAATTAA